The following is a genomic window from Puntigrus tetrazona isolate hp1 unplaced genomic scaffold, ASM1883169v1 S000000373, whole genome shotgun sequence.
GATGTGACTTATAATCAGTCTTTGTTCTCGTGTCACATGCTTTAGGAATCTGTGTCTTCGCACCGAGGAGGAATTCAGCTCAGGGAGAAGTTTGCCCTTCATCAACCCCAGCTCCATCGAGACTCTCCGAGCCCTGGTCCAGGAGATCCAGAGCAGCGGCGAGACCGACCCTGAGATCTGGAAGAACTGTGAGGTGCGCAGATGCCCGAGACCACACTGTCAGTTCCCTCATGCCGTCACGGCCCAGGTTTCTGGGCCATCGTCTGGGGTCTCCCGTAGGAGTCGAGACCGCAGCAGCCACGCTCTGAGCTTTGGAGAACATCCCACAATGCAGCTGATCCCTGACATCACAAATGAGATCATTTAGAGttggcatgaaaaaaaaaaaaatatatatatatatatatatatatatatatatatatatatatatatatatatatatatatatatatatatatatatatatatatatatatatatatatatatatatatatatatttgtaattttatatgtatatttaatatatttatttgtaattttatatgtatatttaatatatttatttgtaattttatatgtatatttaatatattcagattaacttttaaaatatataattgttttaaatccaatttgttgttgaaatataaatattaaattagttgctgtgataaaatgttattgtcatgatagatttattaaaacatgcaattgcttaaataaaaataaaaacactatgaatatgtgcatatatttatcaaaatgctTCACAACTCCAATTTCTAGCACTGTGGATAATCCGTTACACTTGGATGTACTATAAAGAATTTCATATGTTCATCcgactttaaaaatgttgagaTAATCAAGACAATCACGTCTGTAAAGTTTACTAGCTGTGAAACTACTAGCCTATGTAACCAAAACGCACCAATTTGTCTGTCTTAGCATTAACGTCAAACAGTGCGTCCAGAGAATCTGTTTTTTTGACAGTGTTCCTCTCCTTCCAACAGGGTCGGTGGCTTCATCTCTTTCAGTTGGTGGAAAAGCAATATCAAGAGCAAATCCTTGCTCAGCAGGAGCAGTACCAGTGCCAAATACAGGTATGTTTCTCAAAGGACCCTGTCTGGACTGTTATCAAGTTACTGTTTGTGTTGCAGAGAGTTCAAGTGTTGTGCTTTGTATCTGATGCATTGTGTTTAATCTGGATCTGCCAATCTCTAGTgtctcttaatttttttaaaaaattattatatagctGTGATTAGGCATAATGTGagctttatttgaatgtaaaatatttttgaaagataaTTGTGAAAttgatatttacataaatataaatgtaatatacaaaatacaataaatatttattttgtaaccatactatttcacataatttcctaagaaaaaaataatataatataataatgatacatttatacgacagtactattttaaaattacagtattattcatgtctgcattcagaatatttttttaatactgaacTTTAAGCAGGTTAGTTAAAACTGAGCAAACTGACTGTATAAAAATcaatgtcattatttatatcACAAGTAATAGAAGTaagaaaaacagtaaacaaGTTTCACCCAAACtgaatttgtcttttaattaatataattaaacgCATTTTATTTTGTCGTAAGTAAAGGGGATTTATGACAGTGttttataaatagtaaaatgctcatgaagtgactctcagagcagtTCTGGAGATGTATTTATGTCCTCACTGAGATGGCAGATGCTGAAATCACAGCGAGCGTCACGCACACTTATGCAGTAAACAAAAGCACAGAGAAACGCAGAATATGGCTTACAGGATTCAAATTTGGATCAACTTCTGCGGCTCAATGTTTACAGATACTAGTCCCTATCGTGATTTGATTTGTGTATTTGACCTACTTTTGATTATTTCTTCCACATTTTGATCAATTCCATGACATTCCGCGTTGAACCGCGTATTCCGTTTTTAAAATGGGATATTCCAAGATTTCGTCCACGTTTTCAGCATCGCGGATGTCATAGGTGGCACTTTGTACCACGGGTACTTAAAGACACAACTATAGATCAATTCAGTAATAACTGTGCTTTCAATACACTGACCTCATGCTTGCAATTTTCGTACTTCTGTACAGCGTGTTTCCGGCCTTAATCTGGGAGTATTGATCAATATCCGAATTCaattaataaatttgtttaattcCGTCTTGATGGCCTCGTGTGTTTCCTTCCAGCTCATACAGGATGAAATTAAGGCATTAGTGCAGTTACAGAACCGCCAAATCagcacacagactcactctCTGGAGCCCAGTAAGAACCCCAAGCCTCTCGAGGACCCGGTGGAGAGCACCTTCACGTCACCCCCGCAGCTCACCGTTCCCCCTCAGGAGACCTCAGAGGAGGGGATGGTTACTGTGCTGAGCAGTGGGTACGGGACTCTTTCCACCTGGGAGCATGGGTTAGAAACGGGGCGTCCCAGTTCCACGGAGGGGAGGGACGAGGCGCTGTGGTCTCCGAACCAGCAGGACGGGACTCTTACACCATCACCCATACCTGACACGAGCCCTCTGGGCCAGAACCCGCTGAGCAGAGCCGGTGACAAGCTCCAGACGACTGAGACAGTGCACTTTATGGCTGATAAACAGAGAGTAATAAGGTAGAGTTACACGTGGCTAGGTGTGAATGTAGTCATCAAAACTGAAATGACGGACGAAAGTAAATGAATgtgcccaaaaatgaaatgcatgtttATCTAAAACTAATTTCGAGGATTTGCTtgatttttaagtcaaaatgtGACCCTGAATCACAAAACCTTAAGTAGcgcaggtatatttgtagcgaaagccaacaatacattttgcGTGAATtctagatttttctttttctggcaAAAGTCATTACAGTGAacatcatgttccattaagatattttgtacatttcttgccataaatatatcaaaacttaatttttgatgagTAGTATGCTTTGATAAAAACTTGAACAGTTTTCTCAatacttagatttttttgcacctcttggatgatgtataaatctcaattttaaatCTATATCAATCGATTAAtactaaattaaagtttttgtttgcataacatgtgtgttaaatacattaacacattaaattatatataaatatgcatactatatatagtatttacatgtctatttatataatttgtgttataaataaataaatatatccatATAGTTAATGTAGcagaatttttttctgaaatgtatacatgcaagtgtgtgtttgtatatgtatgtgcacataatacatgtatacagcacacacattatgtaaacaaaaacttttattttggatgtgattaatcacaattaatcatttggcagcactatatatatatatatatatatatatatatatatatatatatatatatatatatatatatatatataaatatatataaatataaatggcaataaaacatgtagtgaaaatctaaaaagtaGTAGTATACGTACTGAAGTCGCATTAGTTATAATGAATCGTTTAATTACATAAGATGTTATATGCTGTGTAGTCAACCCCTGACCTCCTGGGCCCAAAGGCAAAAACACAGGCAGAGAAAGAGCAGAACGACACCAAACCGGACGTCACATGTAGAGGAGCAGGACAGGAGCACAGCAGGAGCAGGATCTCCTAAGCAGCACACAGATCACGTACCTGATGTAAGCACATACTAACattgaatgattattttttttaattgcttttaatcaTGAGCAGCAGGGATCTTTATATATGATaacaaagaatatttttaaccaATTCAAACAGTAAACTCTTTCAAACATCTTTTCTACTGTAAAATATCTTTTACTATATATGCATCATGCTAGATTCTATATTTCAATGCAGAAAGCGACAGGTTTAAAATTGGTCAATGTTTCCGTCGTGCATCTTGGATAAACCATTCGAATTGTGCATCATTTGCTGTTTCGGAGATCAGATAAAGCGTCACCGCTCAGCTTATTACAGTGAATGTTCCTAGAAGCCTCTGTGTGCGTTTAAAATTGCTTTCTGAGTACAATAATCTTttgttttctgccttttttctcaGCGTGGATGCAGCGCAGCCTCCACAAATCTATTGCCTCTAAAGAGAAGTGACAGTCTGGTGTCTGAAGCCTCAGGTAACACATTTCACTAAGAATCAAGCTCTGCTGTCTGTCCAGCAGCACACAGGAGAGCTGCGATGCTGATTGTACGATTCATTTCAGGGAGGAGTTGTAATGCGCTAATGTTCTGTTTGAAGGGGGTTTGTATAATTGGCTTTAGATTGAAGTTATTGTGAAATTGCTATGCACATATTCATATCGCCTTTGATTTTCCAGGCCTGTCATACTGGAAACTGGATGAGAGTGAGTTATATCGCCCTCTACCTGACAACTTTGAAAGTGCTTCCTTTGTCCTAATGCAGGTAAAATGTTATTCACTTAGTCTTTAGGAGAAACTAAGTAGCAATGCTAATATCTTAACTGCATCAAAACAGTAGCTATGCATCAAAACAATAGTAGTAGAGTAATGGGACAGAATAGTataaatcacacaaataaatgttataatatttattttttaattcattaccTGTCACTTTGCAACCTATAATTGTTTCACAACTACAAGTTTTGGTTAGTTTCACTGGTTATAGTACACTAAGTTACAGTATAGTGTGAAGGAGTGAGAATATGGAGCTCATACTCAAGATGATTATGCTGACATTTACATggccaaaagattaataaaaacaattctcCATAGATATGTCTGAATAAGCAGAGATTCACTTGCCTAGTTTTGCTCTGTAGTTTCAAAACGTATAATGAACAAATGTAATGGTTCTCAAACACCTGATGGATCATATTTCATATGCatatacacagttttttttctgaaaatgtaaaaagtaaagttGTTACAGCAGTAAGTGTTCACTTTTAAATAACACAtgcaatataaaagttattGCATACTGAAAATGCAcgttgaaaaataaattcaaccTCACGCCGTTTCAGTCGCATTTACACACCGTCTCCGAAACGTTCAtccatcattaaaaataaattcagcattaTTGCATTCAGAGTATGCGTTTTGATGAAAAGGATGACTATTATGTAAAAATCACATGCAGAACTTTCAGACCCAGAGTGCAATGGCCTTTATTCTTAGGGTTGCTCTATAAAATTCAGTACAGATTTCACAGCAAAGACATGTGAACCACAACCTGACTTTTTTACAGTCATactaaaaagcattttactTGCTTAAAAGTATAAGCTGTCAGTCAGATGACAGGAGTCATGTTGTAGAATGTGTGCGACAGGCTTTTTAGAGAAGTTATGATTTTTAAGGCCTTACGTTTGTATAGCACGTATTATGCAGCAGGCTTAAAACGAGTTGTCCTGTGTCACACAGACTCCAGATGAGAACCGCCTGTCTCTGAGGGAGATCTACCAGAGCAAGAGAGCCGATCCCAAAGGCCACGAATGGGACTCCTTAATCAACTCATCCACCTCGTCTCCTCAGGTCAGAGCAGAGCCAATTAACACAAGACTTAATTAGTGAGCGGAACGTCTCACTTCTCGCTCCCTCACCCAGGTGTTGACTCTGGACTCCACGGTGCATGTGAAGCACTCGGATCGCACGTCAGGCTTCACGTCGCCGTCCCACTTCAGCAGCCCGTCTGTGCAGGTCGGGCCTGTCCCGGCAGCAGCGGAGCGCCCGTCAGTCCCGACTCCATGGCCCTGCGCAGCCACAGCGACACCGACTGCATGTCCAACGCCAGCAGTCTGTCTGCACAGCAGGCGCCCGACCGGACGTCTCCCTCCCCGGCGGCGGCGACGAGAGCAAACCAGGCCAACAGTGAAGATGAGGGCAGCCACACTGCCACGGTCACCGTACAGCCCAGAGGACCGTCTGCTCAGGAGATGTACAAGCCCAGCAGAAGCGGCTCAGAGAAACTGGAGCGCACAACCTCGCTGGAGGACCCGGTTGTTCTCTCGCTGTAAGAGTCGTGAAAATCCCACTAAAGTTAACATCACACGCCATCGTgaagtcaaatattttttttgaaaagcttaGTCACAAAAAATCCATAACgatcaaataaacattaacGAATGCAAAACCTGATGAAAAGAGAGATTTATAATACTGCACAATATTTGACGTTAATGCATAGtttgtaatacataaaaaaataatgcataactATCAAAATCTGTTGATCAGTATTATTTTCCCTTCCCATATGCTCTTTATGGGAAggttatttttagatgtttttagaAGTGAAAGGTCAGTTAATGTATCAACTAACTTGATGAACGCTACAAttactacagtatttattaatctttgttaattttGGTTcctaaaaatacaatcattcattcatgttaGCTGATTAATATGAACACGCataacttgtgattttaataatgtagtagtaatgatttattaaatgctgtagaagcattgttcattcttagtttatgttaactaatgaagtTTATTGTAAAGACGGGAGGAAAAGTGGactatttatgtaaaaaaaaaaaaagctaaattgcaTTTACGAGGCATTTAGTAATTGCCTTTTAACCTTCTCACTATCCTTAGACAAACATTGTCTAACActaacttcttttaaaaaatatgcatttgaatggtaatgcaagaaattattatatgcattaaactgatgaCATTAgaaactacagtaaaaatatttataaagttttCTGTTCCAAAAAAACCCGCTGTTCTTTTGTACTTTCTGTTCAATCAGAAATGTTACTTGAGCaggaaatcagcatattagaaagaatgacttctgaaggagcATGTGagactgaaggctggagtagtgatgataaaaattcagctttgatcacaggaacaAATTCCATTCAGTATTTCgcaatattgctgttttcaactgatcaaataattgcagcctttTGAGCTGTAGTGTAACTGATCGAtcatattttagtactttaccGAACCTATCCAGTGTTATCTGCTGCCATGCTAACTCCTGCTTTGTCTGATCTTTCTAGATTGAGGCAAAACCTGAGAGAGAAACATGCCCGTCACATAGCTGATCTCAGAGCATACTACGAGGCTGAGATCAGTGCCCTAAAGGAGAAACTAGATCTGGTGAATTTGCCCCTTGACATGGAGAAAAGCAACAAAATCTTGCTCGAGAGGTGAGAAACAACATGAATCCATACTGTTCAAGCAGCGTTTTAGATTACAGGATgacatttaataagaaaaaacaatattgttacAATAAATCCATCCATAATGTACAGAAGTTTGTTTCTTAATGaaaacaggtttggagaaatttagcatcatATCGCTTGCTCGCCAATAAATCtccagcagtgaatgggtgccgtcaaaaccCATACAGTATCACACACCACTCCAGTATATCACTTAATatcttttcaattaaaaagcataaaaaagctgttttacgTTAACACATATTTAGTTGCTTAATAACAGGCATATTACTAGAAAATTAGCTGATATTACATGTCAGTTTTATGTTAGTCACAATTATTAGTGATAATTGAATGCCTTATTCTTCATGAACGTATTCTACATCCCTTATCCTACCTAACACCTAAACTAATTTTActgctaactattaataagcggcaaattaagaatttattgagagaaaagccCTACCTAAGCGTCACCGAcggtctgttctggccaaacacaagtacataatccataataatgcttcctcctgtgaaaaagtccatctcaTTTTGTCCTTCTCACGTCCAGATCCACCCAcgtatttgttttggtttgtttcgcTTGTAAACGGTGCGtgatctgtgtatatttctcAGCCGACTCGCACTTCGTAATGTTAATCGATAGACTAGAGTCGTGCCGAATACTTGCTGTTTTCTAACATTCAGTCATGTTTATTTTCTGGTTAATGGACGGTGGATCTAATGTGATATATTGACGTATATTTGGTTCTGTCTTCAGCCTGTTGTTTGTCTCTGCGCTCGGCGACATCTGGTGTCTGGTGTTTAACGCACGATAAACACTCTTGTCATCGGCGGAGTCCGATGAACTCTGACTGATTGTGTCTTTGATCATCGTTTGGCAGATGTCAGCACCTGGAACGAGCGTTAACGGAGGCGAGCGCGCGCATCCGAGAGCTGGAGATCAAAAACCACCTCTTGGAGAGACAGCTGGTATGAGTCACCGCCTTCATCTGAGACAGGAAATACATGAGTGGCTTGTGTGCGAGAGACTCGTACGTTGACGTGGCAATTGTGCTTGAAGTCGGCATaactgtataaattatatacaagtatataattttgtaaacattttaataatcaaagaTATCTGGAATGTTCTCTGTGTAAAGATTACGTACAACCTTGCATGTACAAACTGTACAGCAATGACCTAGCAACCACCTTagaaacaccctaacaaccacttaaaacatcctagcaacctCTAGCTAAACAGAAATTCAGTAATTAGTGCAAGGAATATCAGGATAGGTTCTTATGGAAgttcaaatgtctttttattgcaCAATTATGAccttttttatctcataatttaaagtttttaatgtcataattatAACTTGTAAACTATGTTTTGGCCGTCATAATTTAACTTTGTATCTCATAATTCGTAGTTGCAATTTTTGATGTCAATTTCAACTTTGTGGTTGAGATGTATTTGTTATAATTCAGActttgtcataattatgacattgTGTCacataattttaagttttaaaaatatcattagtGTGACTTTTTATCTAAAATTTTTGTTTACCATCAAAAttagaacctttttttttttgataaagtatctcattattgtgatgttttataacataattATGGCTtctcaattttgactttttgtaataattacatatttgttaataattatgactgcatcatcttttttttttttacttaatttcaattttgaccatcataattattttacagaaattatgactttgtaaaaagtaaaaattttgaGATAAAAACTTGAATGAGagaagtacattttttaaaatgtaataattatggcttttatctcataattataatttagtGAGTGACTGGGCTTCTATAGATTAGCTAAtcataacatttcatttgcatatatttagtcttaaaggtacagtagcagaaacaacagaaaagaaaattaaatgtgcattggaaagaaaacatttttttttcttaatatgttctgctttaaaattgtatttttattgttagtattatattttagttatttaatacTGACTAGTTATTCTTTATTTGTCATATTGGAGTCATTTGTacactaataattattatttttttagaaggtatttattttaaggattgGCACCTGACCTGCAACCTCggaaatgtctttaaaataactttaatgaTTGGATTTATTGTTGAAATGTGGTTAATGCACCATGCTAACCTCAAGTTTATCTGTATGTTGGCCAGGCTGAATGGCCCGAGCGATACGACGCGGCCAGCGCCACAGTCCAGGCCCTGCAGCAGCGGTTAGAAGAGACCAAACACAGCAGCCGGGAGAAAGATGCCACTGTGACCAAACTGAAGAACCGCCTGCATCAACTGGAGGAGGCCGTGCAGAACGCCTGCAAGGAGGTGGATGAGAAAGAGGCCCGCATGAAGAAAGAACACAAGATGCTACAGGATGTGAGCGGAGCAGAATCCTTTAAACTTCACTTATTCTGTTATATTTAACCATAAAGGTCAATGTGATGATGCAccgtatctttttttttttttttttgcagctccTCCACGAGTATGATTCACTGAGAAGGGAACACGAGGGAGCGAAGGTGAGAGCCGTTTTTATCTGACATGATACAAATAGTACATAGAAGTGCACAAACTATTCAGCTGTTTCTTTCCTAACAGGACAAGTTGGTCTCCACTGAAAATAAGCTCTTTGACGCCAATGAACAAATATCAGAACTGAAAAGGTAATCAGGTTTCTTCAATGCAAATCTGCAATAAGTACATTATAACATCTAAGTTAGATGGTATTATTTCATGTAATtgtaaaatctaatatttag
Proteins encoded in this region:
- the LOC122333699 gene encoding LOW QUALITY PROTEIN: M-phase phosphoprotein 9 (The sequence of the model RefSeq protein was modified relative to this genomic sequence to represent the inferred CDS: inserted 6 bases in 5 codons; deleted 2 bases in 1 codon) gives rise to the protein MSTDDSISEDVSSSVALSHDQISANGGKESEASIVSSEDTVSGLPEEERSASRPEGFLQTTEGENRPSTTPACNISNKIRNLCLRTEEEFSSGRSLPFINPSSIETLRALVQEIQSSGETDPEIWKNCEGRWLHLFQLVEKQYQEQILAQQEQYQCQIQLIQDEIKALVQLQNRQISTQTHSLEPSKNPKPLEDPVESTFTSPPQLTVPPQETSEEGMVTVLSSGYGTLSTWEHGLETGRPSSTEGRDEALWSPNQQDGTLTPSPIPDTSPLGQNPLSRAGDKLQTTETVHFMADKQRVISQPLTSWAQRQKHRQRKSRTTPNRTSHVEEQDRSTAGAGSPKQHTDHVPDRGCSAASTNLLPLKRSDSLVSEASGLSYWKLDESELYRPLPDNFESASFVLMQTPDENRLSLREIYQSKRADPKGHEWDSLINSSTSSPQVLTLDSTVHVKHSDRTSGFTSPSHFSSPSVQVGPXPGSSGAPVSPDSMALRSHSDTDCMSNASSLSAQQAPDRTSPSPAAATRANQANSEDEGSHTATVTVQPRGPSAQEMYKPSRSGSEKLERTTSLEDPVVLSLLRQNLREKHARHIADLRAYYEAEISALKEKLDLVNLPLDMEKSNKILLERCQHLERALTEASARIRELEIKNHLLERQLAEWPERYDAASATVQALQQRLEETKHSSREKDATVTKLKNRLHQLEEAVQNACKEVDEKEARMKKEHKMLQDLLHEYDSLRREHEGAKDKLVSTENKLFDANEQISELKRVIAKLETQVRQLQHENLAQKRXQSLHSHSQPSGAGLFHHPDLLLSPSKRQRDVDVGMRNGAGHRAEQTSGARGRLSPPEREPTQGYSEEARKRXCSLTPMMKALIQMEDTKTTEGRALSKNGCGSSRLARRRPTVAFLESSVRDAVEERSGAVLRAQRSLSPEGHRSSSLPPRAQRAVSLATPTKRDTLLMPLSAKSSPKRCPTENFSTRWXHPLPSQEHLQSRFDVFDRNGINSSLPSHPSPRKRLQFKASDRLEVNPQSSVGSSEPAESSESEEPAVGPSWEEQEAAGEETALSCQPRIQSLADAERLFDELTQEKQQIEAALSRIPGAGARVTLQTRLDEVSLENRLEKVNHDLGXIRMTLKRFNILRSSTNI